A genomic region of Mesorhizobium sp. NZP2077 contains the following coding sequences:
- a CDS encoding GntR family transcriptional regulator: MEVPQVAGKAKTDVSPLVAAARMSDVAYERILEGLFDRRVPAGAFISQNELSAIVDVPVAPLRDALRVLEAEGILTIHPRSGIQFVRPGLELTRATYQFRSIIERAAVRIFAEQGDESVMNALEIRHSRLLRRVERDGLGKEQLEEMDALEGELHGAVIAALRNPLIDSTYRRMHNYLRLLRLDRKITTPIMVRTLKEHLDILEACGTRNADAAEAKLQAHFQAAMQRNLGLV; the protein is encoded by the coding sequence ATGGAGGTGCCGCAAGTGGCGGGCAAAGCAAAAACCGACGTTTCTCCCCTCGTGGCGGCCGCCCGCATGAGCGATGTCGCCTATGAACGAATCCTGGAGGGCTTGTTCGACCGACGCGTTCCGGCTGGGGCATTCATCTCGCAAAACGAGTTGTCCGCGATCGTCGACGTGCCTGTTGCCCCGCTTCGCGACGCCTTGCGCGTCCTTGAAGCTGAAGGGATCCTGACCATCCACCCGCGCTCCGGCATCCAGTTCGTCAGGCCCGGCCTGGAGCTCACGCGTGCCACCTACCAATTCCGCTCCATCATTGAGCGCGCCGCGGTCCGTATCTTTGCGGAGCAAGGCGATGAATCCGTCATGAATGCCTTGGAAATCCGGCATTCCCGGCTGCTTCGGCGCGTGGAGCGCGATGGCCTCGGCAAGGAACAATTGGAGGAGATGGACGCGCTGGAGGGAGAGCTACACGGCGCGGTCATCGCTGCACTGCGCAATCCCCTGATCGACAGCACCTACCGGCGCATGCACAATTATCTGCGTCTGCTGCGGCTCGACAGGAAGATCACGACGCCCATCATGGTCCGGACGCTCAAGGAGCACCTCGACATCCTCGAGGCTTGCGGCACGAGGAATGCCGACGCCGCCGAAGCAAAGCTGCAGGCGCATTTCCAGGCAGCGATGCAGCGAAACCTGGGTCTTGTCTGA